Genomic window (Nitrospirota bacterium):
TCCAGAGTTATAAGGGCGTGTTCCGCCATGCCCGCTTTCATAAGCTGGACCATCTCTTTTTTATCGAGATTTATGGGCAAAGATTTGCCGGCGCTGTATACTACGGCAGGCAATTTGCCGGCCCTGCGAAGGCTCCTGGCAGCGCCTTTGCCTTTATCCATTCTCTCATTCGCCTTTAATAATATCTTCTCCATTTTTAAAACCCTCCGTTATTCATTCAGCATGACTTTACGCTGAACGCGCATGATTATTTTTCTATTCAAAAAGCGAACTGACCGACGACTCTTCATATATCCTCTTTATCGCTTCACCGAGCAGAGGCCCGACTGAAAGCACCGTCAGTTTTTTGCACTTCTCCATCTTGCTGTCCATAGGTATGGTATTGGTGACAACGACCTCTTCGAGCACAGAATCATTTATTCTGTCGAGAGCAGGCCCTGATAATACGGCATGGGCGCAGGCCGCGATAACGCGTTTGGCGCCGTTCTTTTTTATGGCGTCGGCGGCCTGAGTTATCGTTCCGGCGGTATCTATCATGTCATCAAATAAAATCGCGTTCATTCCCTCGACATCGCCTATCACATTCATCACTTCGGATACATTGGCTTTCTCGCGTCTTTTGTCTATTATCGCAAGAGAAGCATTAATTCTCTTTGCGAAAGCCCTGGCGCGCTCAACACCGCCCGCATCCGGCGACACGACAACAGTATTCTCCGAGTATTTTTTCTTCAGATAGCTGGAAAGGACAGGCGAGGCATACAAATGATCAACCGGTATGTCAAAGAAACCCTGAATCTGCCCGGCGTGAAGGTCTATTGTGAGAACCCTGTGAACCCCGATTGCAGAGATGAGGTCTGCGACAAGCCTTGCGGATATCGGGACGCGCGGCTGTGCCTTTCTGTCCTGCCTCGCATACCCGTAGTAAGGGATGACCGCGGTTATCTTATTGGCCGAAGCCCTCTTCAAAGCATCTATCATCAGAAGAAGCTCCATGATGTTGTTATTGACCGGCATACAGGTGGACTGGAGAACAAAGACGTCAAACCCCCTGACATTCTCATTAATCTGCACGGTTATCTCGCCGTCGCTGAAAACAGACACAGCCGCGCTCCCAAGCTGAATGCCGAGAACATCCGCTATCTCCTGCGCGAGCTTCCTGTTGGAATTACCGGAAAATAATTTTATTCCCCGAGCCATCTCTCCTCCTGTTTTAATAAGCTGTAAACTTTCAGCCGTCAGCCGAATCTCAAAAAAAGACAACTGACAGCTTATTGCTGAAAGCCGTATTTCTGGTTGGGGCGGGAGGATTCGAACCCCCGAATGCAGGGACCAAAACCCTGTGACTTACCGCTTGTCGACGCCCCAAAAAAATAAACTCATAACTTTGAGTTCTAACTCTCAGTCTGTTATTGTTCTAACGGCCTCGGCCCAATAGCCTTTAAATAGTTTTACTGCGTCCTCTGCCAGTT
Coding sequences:
- a CDS encoding ribose-phosphate pyrophosphokinase encodes the protein MARGIKLFSGNSNRKLAQEIADVLGIQLGSAAVSVFSDGEITVQINENVRGFDVFVLQSTCMPVNNNIMELLLMIDALKRASANKITAVIPYYGYARQDRKAQPRVPISARLVADLISAIGVHRVLTIDLHAGQIQGFFDIPVDHLYASPVLSSYLKKKYSENTVVVSPDAGGVERARAFAKRINASLAIIDKRREKANVSEVMNVIGDVEGMNAILFDDMIDTAGTITQAADAIKKNGAKRVIAACAHAVLSGPALDRINDSVLEEVVVTNTIPMDSKMEKCKKLTVLSVGPLLGEAIKRIYEESSVSSLFE